The Methanofollis sp. genome contains a region encoding:
- a CDS encoding ABC transporter ATP-binding protein, whose protein sequence is MNAILDVRDLTKVYGDTTALDNVTLSVEQGALFGLLGPNGSGKTTMIKLLTGQVRPSGGSATVLGRDVVADPVGVRIQVGIIPEQETPPSFLTSEEYLHLVGAIRKIPDIEEEMAWWFDYLEFGDKRDVLCKDLSRGTRQKLMFAQAFLHRPVLALIDEPLINFDPIMQERVKDYLAGYVKKGNTVFISTHILEIAEEICSDFAVLHRGKLLTTGSVAGVTGTGRHLNEYFLSLVRQDGHV, encoded by the coding sequence GTGAACGCCATACTGGATGTACGGGACCTCACGAAGGTCTACGGGGACACCACCGCACTGGACAATGTCACCTTATCCGTCGAGCAGGGGGCGCTCTTCGGGCTTCTCGGCCCCAACGGGTCGGGGAAGACCACGATGATCAAACTCCTGACCGGGCAGGTGCGGCCCTCCGGGGGGTCGGCGACGGTGCTCGGCCGCGACGTCGTGGCAGACCCTGTGGGGGTGCGCATCCAGGTCGGGATCATACCCGAGCAGGAGACGCCCCCCAGTTTCCTCACCTCAGAAGAGTACCTCCACCTGGTCGGCGCCATCAGAAAGATCCCGGACATCGAGGAAGAGATGGCGTGGTGGTTCGATTACCTGGAGTTCGGGGACAAGAGAGATGTGCTCTGCAAGGACCTCTCCCGCGGCACGCGGCAGAAACTGATGTTTGCCCAGGCGTTTCTCCACCGCCCGGTGCTTGCCCTGATCGACGAACCTCTCATCAACTTCGACCCCATCATGCAGGAGAGGGTGAAGGACTACCTGGCCGGGTACGTGAAGAAGGGCAACACCGTCTTCATCTCCACGCATATCCTGGAGATCGCGGAGGAGATCTGCTCGGACTTTGCCGTCCTCCACAGGGGCAAACTCCTCACGACCGGCAGCGTGGCCGGGGTCACGGGGACGGGGCGGCACCTCAACGAGTACTTCCTCTCCCTTGTCAGGCAGGACGGCCATGTTTGA